The Methylobacterium currus genome contains a region encoding:
- a CDS encoding aldo/keto reductase: protein MSDAVLTLNDGKRIPQLGFGVWRLSDEEAPAIVGAALEAGYRSIDTAAVYGNEAGVGRAIAASGLEREEIFVATKVWNDRHGYDETLRACEESLARLGLDHVDLYLVHWPVPQRGAYVDTWRALMRLREDGRARSIGVSNFTVEHLKRVIDATGSTPSINQVELHPRFQQRALRAFHDEAGIVTEAWAPLGRGGVLEDPVIRAIAEKHGRTPAQVVLRWHRDSGTVAIPKSATPARIRENREIDGFTLDADDLDRIASMDDPAGRMGPDPETFGA from the coding sequence ATGTCCGACGCCGTCCTGACCCTGAACGACGGGAAGCGCATCCCCCAGCTCGGCTTCGGGGTGTGGCGGCTCTCCGACGAGGAGGCCCCGGCGATCGTCGGGGCGGCGTTGGAGGCCGGGTACCGCTCGATCGACACCGCGGCGGTCTACGGCAACGAGGCCGGGGTCGGCCGCGCCATCGCGGCCTCCGGCCTGGAGCGGGAGGAGATCTTCGTCGCCACCAAGGTCTGGAACGACCGCCACGGCTACGACGAGACCCTGCGGGCCTGCGAGGAATCGCTCGCCCGGCTCGGCCTCGACCATGTCGACCTCTACCTCGTCCACTGGCCGGTGCCGCAGCGCGGCGCCTATGTCGACACCTGGCGCGCCCTGATGCGCCTGCGCGAGGACGGCCGCGCCCGCTCGATCGGCGTCTCGAACTTCACGGTCGAGCACCTGAAGCGGGTGATCGACGCCACCGGCTCGACGCCGTCGATCAACCAGGTCGAGCTGCATCCGCGCTTCCAGCAGCGCGCCTTGCGCGCCTTCCATGACGAGGCCGGCATCGTCACCGAGGCCTGGGCGCCGCTCGGCCGAGGCGGCGTGCTGGAGGATCCGGTGATCCGGGCCATCGCCGAGAAGCACGGCCGCACCCCGGCCCAGGTCGTCCTGCGCTGGCACAGGGACAGCGGCACCGTCGCGATCCCGAAATCGGCCACCCCGGCCCGCATCCGCGAGAACCGGGAGATCGACGGCTTCACCCTCGATGCCGACGACCTCGACCGCATCGCCTCCATGGACGATCCGGCCGGGCGGATGGGGCCGGATCCGGAGACGTTCGGGGCGTGA